One Actinomadura viridis genomic region harbors:
- a CDS encoding family 78 glycoside hydrolase catalytic domain, with product MRPTPAPPRPHRATSLLSLRPTLRRRGTAALVAAGLVLAAAAPAQAREESALRVTGLETEHAPTPIAVADPRPRFGWLLKAAERGQRQTAYRVSVATAEGGRTVWDSGAVTGARPYDVRYGGPALDPATRYTWRVKVADARGRWTGWSKATWFETALAKDGWRGSWIGAPGDAPTAPDLNGTSWIWYPEGDPATSAPAGSRYFRGTFDLASVPDGARLVMTADDGFTAWVNGAEAGGRDPDPAAENWRRPIVVDVTAKLRQGRNVIAVKATNGRESPAGLLGRLELPGQAPEHFDTAGSWRSTDQEPSGSWQAPDHDDASWAQAKVLAAWGSGPWGRVTAEKPTLPEPLLRRDFTVPGKRIAKARLYAAGAGYVELSLNGRRVGDEVLQPGFVRYDKRVQYVTRDVTSMLRGGGNVLGARLGRGFYGMTQQNVWNWHDTPWTAEPRLLAQLVVTYADGTSQTVATDGRWRYAEGPVRFDSLYGGETYDAREEKPGWDRPGFDASSWKNAATRPAPAATIVPEEHEPIRVTDTLRPVSVTNPKQGTYVFKLPRNIAGWARVRPQGPAGTTVGLKYGERLNDDGTVRADSGHVTGRFQIDEYVLAGRGEPESWEARYTYKGFQYVEVTGWPGEAPTADDLDGREVRSDLRPAGTFRSSNELFDTINTITRQTVLNNWHGIPTDTPMYEKNGWTGDAQLMAPMEMAEFDLRRLFTKWMTDHGDSLGSDGLVPAIVPDNGWGLGPGWPSPPWHASFTVVPWLMYERYGDRDVLAANYPAMRRYLDGWLTRSSDGIYPSQLNDYLAPGYGGNTPEDMRLHGTAYTYSNSLIMADIAQVLGRADDAARYRAAAATMKDAFNREFLRGDAYVTRTDPGYRQTSALIALALGLVPDGSEKAVTDRLVRDVRERGDHLNTGALGTKYLLTQLTRRGHGELAYRVANQRTYPSWGYWVDNGATTLWERWDLDARSRDHVFLGGAIGEWFYEDLAGIRPAAPGYDQITVAPQPLGDLTSVNATTRTPHGPVSVRWKRSGSGFALEVDVPVGATARIELPAASAERVTEGGRDVTSAQGVRVLGTGQGPNGGVVRLEAVSGSYRFHARK from the coding sequence ATGCGCCCCACCCCGGCACCGCCACGGCCCCACCGAGCGACCTCCCTCCTGTCCCTCCGGCCCACCCTCAGGCGCCGCGGCACCGCGGCCCTGGTCGCCGCCGGGCTCGTGCTCGCCGCCGCCGCGCCCGCGCAGGCGCGCGAGGAGTCCGCGCTGCGCGTGACCGGCCTGGAGACCGAGCACGCCCCCACCCCGATCGCCGTCGCCGACCCCAGGCCCCGCTTCGGCTGGCTGCTGAAGGCCGCCGAACGCGGCCAGCGGCAGACCGCCTACCGCGTGTCCGTCGCCACCGCCGAGGGCGGCCGTACCGTCTGGGACTCCGGCGCGGTGACCGGCGCCCGCCCCTACGACGTCCGCTACGGCGGCCCGGCGCTGGACCCCGCCACCCGCTACACCTGGCGGGTCAAGGTCGCCGACGCGCGCGGGCGCTGGACCGGCTGGAGCAAGGCCACCTGGTTCGAGACCGCACTGGCCAAGGACGGGTGGCGCGGGTCCTGGATCGGCGCCCCCGGTGACGCCCCCACCGCGCCGGACCTGAACGGCACCAGCTGGATCTGGTACCCGGAGGGTGACCCGGCCACCAGCGCGCCCGCGGGGTCCCGCTACTTCCGGGGGACGTTCGACCTGGCGTCGGTTCCGGACGGGGCGCGCCTGGTGATGACCGCCGACGACGGCTTCACCGCCTGGGTCAACGGTGCCGAGGCCGGGGGCCGCGACCCCGACCCGGCGGCGGAGAACTGGCGGCGTCCCATCGTGGTCGACGTGACCGCCAAGCTCCGCCAGGGCCGTAACGTCATCGCCGTCAAGGCCACCAACGGCAGGGAGAGCCCCGCGGGGCTCCTCGGCCGCCTGGAGCTGCCCGGCCAGGCCCCGGAGCACTTCGACACCGCCGGATCGTGGCGTTCCACCGACCAGGAGCCGTCCGGTTCCTGGCAGGCCCCGGACCACGACGACGCCTCGTGGGCCCAGGCCAAGGTCCTGGCCGCCTGGGGCAGCGGCCCCTGGGGCAGGGTGACCGCCGAGAAGCCCACCCTTCCCGAGCCGCTGCTGCGCCGGGACTTCACCGTCCCCGGCAAGCGGATCGCCAAGGCCCGCCTGTACGCGGCGGGCGCCGGGTACGTCGAGCTGAGCCTGAACGGGCGCCGGGTCGGCGACGAGGTCCTCCAGCCGGGGTTCGTCCGCTACGACAAGCGCGTCCAGTACGTCACCCGCGACGTCACCTCGATGCTGCGCGGCGGCGGCAACGTGCTCGGCGCCCGCCTCGGCCGCGGCTTCTACGGCATGACCCAGCAGAACGTCTGGAACTGGCACGACACCCCCTGGACCGCCGAGCCGCGGCTGCTGGCCCAGCTCGTGGTCACCTACGCCGACGGCACCTCCCAGACCGTCGCCACCGACGGGCGGTGGCGCTACGCCGAGGGCCCGGTGCGGTTCGACTCCCTTTACGGCGGCGAGACCTACGACGCCCGCGAGGAGAAGCCCGGCTGGGACCGCCCCGGCTTCGACGCCTCCTCCTGGAAGAACGCCGCCACGCGCCCAGCGCCCGCGGCCACGATCGTCCCCGAGGAGCACGAGCCGATCAGGGTCACCGACACCCTGCGCCCGGTCTCGGTCACCAACCCCAAGCAGGGCACCTACGTCTTCAAGCTGCCGCGCAACATCGCCGGCTGGGCCCGCGTCCGCCCGCAGGGTCCCGCGGGCACGACGGTCGGGCTCAAGTACGGCGAGCGGCTCAACGACGACGGCACGGTCCGGGCCGACAGCGGCCACGTCACCGGGCGGTTCCAGATCGACGAGTACGTGCTGGCCGGCCGCGGCGAACCCGAGAGCTGGGAGGCCCGTTACACCTACAAGGGCTTCCAGTACGTCGAGGTCACCGGCTGGCCGGGCGAGGCCCCCACCGCCGACGACCTGGACGGCCGCGAGGTGCGCAGCGACCTGCGTCCGGCCGGGACGTTCCGCAGCTCCAACGAGCTGTTCGACACGATCAACACGATCACCCGGCAGACCGTGCTCAACAACTGGCACGGCATCCCGACCGACACCCCGATGTACGAGAAGAACGGCTGGACCGGCGACGCCCAGCTCATGGCGCCGATGGAGATGGCCGAGTTCGACCTGCGCCGGCTGTTCACCAAGTGGATGACCGACCACGGCGACAGCCTCGGCTCCGACGGGCTCGTCCCGGCGATCGTCCCCGACAACGGGTGGGGCCTGGGCCCCGGCTGGCCCTCGCCGCCGTGGCACGCCTCGTTCACCGTCGTCCCCTGGCTGATGTACGAGCGGTACGGCGACCGTGACGTGCTGGCCGCCAACTACCCGGCCATGCGCCGCTACCTGGACGGCTGGCTCACCCGTTCCAGCGACGGCATCTACCCCAGCCAGCTGAACGACTACCTGGCCCCCGGGTACGGCGGCAACACCCCCGAGGACATGCGGCTGCACGGCACCGCCTACACCTACTCCAACTCGCTGATCATGGCCGACATCGCCCAGGTCCTCGGCCGCGCCGACGACGCCGCCCGCTACCGGGCCGCCGCCGCGACGATGAAGGACGCCTTCAACCGGGAGTTCCTGCGCGGCGACGCCTACGTCACCCGGACCGACCCCGGCTACCGGCAGACCTCGGCGCTGATCGCGCTCGCCCTCGGCCTCGTCCCGGACGGTTCGGAGAAGGCCGTCACCGACCGGCTCGTCCGCGACGTCCGGGAACGCGGCGACCACCTCAACACCGGGGCGCTGGGCACCAAGTACCTGCTGACCCAGCTGACCAGGCGGGGCCACGGCGAGCTGGCCTACCGGGTCGCGAACCAGCGCACGTACCCGAGCTGGGGCTACTGGGTCGACAACGGCGCCACCACGCTGTGGGAGCGCTGGGACCTGGACGCCCGGTCCCGTGACCACGTCTTCCTCGGCGGCGCCATCGGCGAGTGGTTCTACGAGGACCTGGCCGGGATCCGGCCGGCCGCGCCCGGCTACGACCAGATCACCGTCGCGCCCCAGCCGCTGGGCGACCTGACGTCGGTGAACGCCACCACCCGTACCCCGCACGGCCCGGTCTCGGTCCGCTGGAAGCGGTCCGGCTCCGGATTCGCCCTGGAGGTGGACGTCCCGGTCGGCGCCACCGCGCGGATCGAGCTGCCCGCCGCGTCGGCGGAGCGGGTCACCGAGGGCGGGCGGGACGTGACCTCCGCGCAGGGCGTGCGCGTCCTGGGCACCGGGCAGGGCCCCAACGGAGGCGTCGTCCGGCTGGAGGCCGTCTCCGGCTCCTACAGATTCCACGCACGCAAGTGA
- the rhaI gene encoding L-rhamnose isomerase, which produces MTDISAAKDALRRQHIETPSWAYGNSGTRFKVFAQRGVPRTPQEKIDDAAQVHRFTGVAPSVALHIPWDTVDDYGALAAYAKERGVQIGAINTNVFQDDDYMLGSVTNPDPAIRRKALDHLLECVDIMDATGSRDLKLWFSDGTNYPGQDDIRARQDRMAEALSAVYERLGDHQRFLLEYKLFEPAFYTTDLPDWGTSYAHCLKLGPKAQVVVDTGHHAPGTNIEFIVAFLLREGKLGGFDFNSRFYADDDLMVGAADPFQLFRIMHEVVQGGGYDPETGVAFMLDQCHNIEPKIQGQIRSVMNVQEATAKALLVDTAALRAAQGSGDVLGANAVFMDAYNTDVRPLLAELREEMGLDADPIAAYLASGYYEKVIEERKDGQAAGWGA; this is translated from the coding sequence GTGACCGACATCAGCGCGGCGAAGGACGCCCTGCGCCGTCAGCACATCGAGACCCCCTCGTGGGCGTACGGCAACTCCGGCACCCGGTTCAAGGTGTTCGCCCAGCGCGGCGTGCCGCGCACCCCGCAGGAGAAGATCGACGACGCGGCCCAGGTGCACCGCTTCACCGGAGTGGCTCCCAGCGTCGCCCTGCACATCCCGTGGGACACCGTGGACGACTACGGCGCGCTGGCCGCCTACGCCAAGGAGCGGGGCGTCCAGATCGGCGCCATCAACACCAACGTCTTCCAGGACGACGACTACATGCTGGGCAGCGTCACCAACCCTGACCCGGCCATCCGGCGCAAGGCGCTGGACCACCTGCTGGAATGCGTCGACATCATGGACGCCACCGGCTCGCGCGACCTGAAGCTGTGGTTCTCCGACGGCACCAACTACCCGGGCCAGGACGACATCCGCGCCCGCCAGGACCGCATGGCCGAGGCCCTGTCCGCGGTGTACGAGCGGCTCGGCGACCACCAGCGGTTCCTGCTGGAGTACAAGCTGTTCGAGCCGGCGTTCTACACCACCGACCTGCCCGACTGGGGCACCTCGTACGCGCACTGCCTCAAGCTCGGCCCCAAGGCCCAGGTCGTGGTGGACACCGGGCACCACGCGCCCGGCACCAACATCGAGTTCATCGTGGCGTTCCTGCTGCGCGAGGGGAAGCTGGGCGGCTTCGACTTCAACTCGCGCTTCTACGCCGACGACGACCTGATGGTGGGCGCGGCCGACCCGTTCCAGCTGTTCCGGATCATGCACGAGGTCGTCCAGGGCGGCGGCTACGACCCCGAGACCGGGGTGGCGTTCATGCTCGACCAGTGCCACAACATCGAGCCGAAGATCCAGGGGCAGATCCGGTCGGTGATGAACGTCCAGGAGGCCACCGCCAAGGCGCTGCTGGTGGACACCGCCGCGCTGCGCGCCGCCCAGGGCTCCGGTGACGTGCTGGGCGCCAACGCGGTGTTCATGGACGCCTACAACACCGACGTCCGGCCGCTGCTGGCCGAGCTGCGCGAGGAGATGGGCCTGGACGCGGACCCGATCGCCGCCTACCTGGCCTCCGGCTACTACGAGAAGGTCATCGAGGAGCGCAAGGACGGCCAGGCCGCCGGATGGGGCGCCTGA
- a CDS encoding ABC transporter permease, translating into MTVLAETPTKPPSGPPSTGNGRLVDLVLRARELSIAGALVVLVVATTIANPRFLSAQGVEDIFLNASILALLAVGQTMVVVTRNIDLSVGSVVGLVAFVTGKFAAGTDRNVLLVILLGLLIGALCGLVNGLLVSFCRVPALVVTLGTLYVIQGIDHYVAHGEQISASDLPSSVLALGNDALLGIPYLPIITVVVMLGIGFYLRSYSSGREFYAIGSNPEAARLAGVPIRRRVLSAYLVSGVLAGLAGVLWLARFGTVVADAANGWELKVVSAVVVGGVAIVGGVGTVYGAALGALLLTTIGSVLVVLKVNPFWQDAITGVLLLLAISVDRLLALRVTRTLKAKSRSRRGRRRANGNGNGNGAGDAAGGGPAATAAATAKEEGNARDEV; encoded by the coding sequence ATGACCGTACTCGCCGAAACCCCTACCAAGCCCCCCTCCGGGCCGCCGTCCACCGGCAACGGCCGGCTGGTCGACCTGGTGCTGCGCGCCCGCGAGCTGAGCATCGCCGGGGCCCTGGTCGTCCTGGTGGTCGCCACCACGATCGCCAACCCCCGGTTCCTGTCCGCGCAGGGCGTGGAGGACATCTTCCTCAACGCCTCCATCCTGGCCCTGCTCGCGGTCGGCCAGACGATGGTCGTGGTCACCCGCAACATCGACCTGTCGGTCGGGTCGGTGGTCGGGCTGGTGGCGTTCGTCACCGGCAAGTTCGCCGCCGGCACCGACCGCAACGTGCTGCTGGTGATCCTGCTCGGCCTGCTCATCGGCGCGCTGTGCGGGCTGGTGAACGGCCTGCTGGTCAGCTTCTGCCGGGTGCCCGCCCTGGTGGTCACCCTGGGCACGCTGTACGTGATCCAGGGGATCGACCACTACGTCGCGCACGGCGAGCAGATCAGCGCCTCCGACCTGCCCTCCTCCGTCCTGGCCCTGGGCAACGACGCGCTGCTGGGGATCCCGTACCTGCCGATCATCACCGTGGTGGTCATGCTCGGCATCGGGTTCTACCTGCGCTCCTACTCCTCGGGCCGGGAGTTCTACGCGATCGGCTCCAACCCCGAGGCCGCCCGCCTGGCCGGCGTCCCGATCCGCCGCCGGGTGCTCTCCGCCTACCTGGTCAGCGGCGTGCTGGCCGGCCTGGCCGGGGTGCTGTGGCTGGCCCGGTTCGGCACCGTGGTCGCCGACGCCGCCAACGGCTGGGAACTGAAGGTCGTCAGCGCGGTCGTGGTCGGCGGCGTCGCCATCGTCGGCGGCGTCGGCACCGTGTACGGCGCGGCGCTGGGCGCCCTCCTCCTCACCACCATCGGCAGCGTGCTGGTGGTGCTCAAGGTCAACCCGTTCTGGCAGGACGCCATCACCGGCGTGCTGCTCCTGCTGGCCATCAGCGTGGACCGGCTGCTGGCCCTGCGCGTCACCCGGACGCTCAAGGCCAAGTCCAGGTCCAGGCGAGGCCGCCGCCGCGCCAACGGCAACGGCAACGGGAACGGCGCGGGCGACGCCGCCGGCGGCGGCCCGGCGGCCACGGCGGCGGCCACCGCCAAGGAAGAAGGGAACGCCCGCGATGAAGTTTGA
- a CDS encoding L-rhamnose mutarotase, whose product MKRVCFLLKVKQDRLEEYRERHAAVWPEMRAALRDTGWRNYSLFLREDGLLVGYLETDDFEAALDGMERTDVNARWQAEMAPFFEDLDGRPDEGMRPLTEVFHLD is encoded by the coding sequence GTGAAACGCGTCTGCTTCCTGCTCAAGGTGAAGCAGGACCGCCTGGAGGAGTACCGGGAGCGGCACGCCGCGGTCTGGCCGGAGATGCGGGCCGCGCTCCGCGACACCGGTTGGCGCAACTACTCGCTCTTCCTGCGCGAAGACGGCCTCCTCGTCGGCTACCTGGAGACCGACGACTTCGAGGCGGCCCTGGACGGCATGGAACGCACCGACGTCAACGCGCGCTGGCAGGCCGAGATGGCGCCCTTCTTCGAGGACCTGGACGGCCGCCCCGACGAGGGGATGCGGCCGTTGACCGAGGTCTTCCACCTGGACTAG
- the rhaS gene encoding rhamnose ABC transporter substrate-binding protein yields MTVRVRMPRFAAMATVSALALSLAACGGTTKDSASSNGNGTAAGGQASANPNAPIKKGLKIAFLPKQVNNPYETIVDNAGIAAAKEYGGEAKEVGPSDASASSQVSYINTLVQQRHDAILIAANDENAVCGPLKAAMAKNVKIVAYDSDTAKDCRNLFINQASSEEIGRSQVKLLSDQIGGKGEIAILSATANATNQNTWIKFMQDELKKPEYSGMKLVKIAYGDDDDQKSFQQTQGLLQAYPNLKGIISPTTVGIAAAARYIGGSKYKGKVTLTGLGTPNQMRQFVKDGTVKQFALWDPKNLGYLASYAAAALASGQITGAEGEKFKAGKLGERTVGANGEVILGPPTVFDAKNIDQYNF; encoded by the coding sequence ATGACCGTCCGTGTGCGGATGCCGCGCTTCGCCGCGATGGCCACCGTCAGCGCGCTGGCCCTCTCGCTGGCCGCCTGCGGTGGCACGACCAAGGACTCCGCCTCCTCCAACGGGAACGGCACCGCCGCCGGCGGGCAGGCCTCGGCCAACCCCAACGCCCCGATCAAGAAGGGACTGAAGATCGCGTTCCTGCCCAAGCAGGTCAACAACCCCTACGAGACGATCGTCGACAACGCCGGCATCGCCGCGGCCAAGGAGTACGGCGGCGAGGCCAAGGAGGTCGGCCCGTCCGACGCCTCGGCCTCCTCGCAGGTCTCCTACATCAACACCCTCGTCCAGCAGCGGCACGACGCGATCCTGATCGCGGCCAACGACGAGAACGCGGTGTGCGGCCCGCTCAAGGCGGCCATGGCCAAGAACGTCAAGATCGTGGCCTACGACTCCGACACCGCCAAGGACTGCCGGAACCTGTTCATCAACCAGGCCAGCTCCGAGGAGATCGGGCGCAGCCAGGTCAAGCTGCTGAGCGACCAGATCGGCGGCAAGGGCGAGATCGCGATCCTGTCGGCGACCGCCAACGCCACCAACCAGAACACCTGGATCAAGTTCATGCAGGACGAGCTGAAGAAGCCGGAGTACTCCGGCATGAAGCTCGTCAAGATCGCCTACGGTGACGACGACGACCAGAAGTCGTTCCAGCAGACCCAGGGCCTGCTGCAGGCGTACCCCAACCTCAAGGGCATCATCTCCCCGACCACCGTCGGCATCGCCGCCGCCGCCCGCTACATCGGCGGCTCCAAGTACAAGGGCAAGGTCACGCTGACCGGCCTGGGCACGCCCAACCAGATGCGGCAGTTCGTCAAGGACGGCACCGTCAAGCAGTTCGCGCTCTGGGACCCCAAGAACCTGGGCTACCTGGCCTCCTACGCCGCCGCCGCGCTGGCCTCCGGCCAGATCACCGGTGCGGAGGGTGAGAAGTTCAAGGCCGGCAAGCTCGGCGAGCGCACCGTCGGCGCCAACGGCGAGGTCATCCTCGGCCCGCCGACCGTCTTCGACGCCAAGAACATCGACCAGTACAACTTCTGA
- a CDS encoding BNR repeat-containing protein: MGRLTMAITPRKAVVLGAGALLVTVLGGGGQAVALTPRNAPANATAPAVQAAAAPALERLSDTQLDARALYFVSYDGLVNNASFQQSGILTYAGYQYAGWYSADRSAVIARRHLPNGPWKAVTLPHKLTVNDSHNVISMGVSPQDGRLHVAMDTHNNQVFYVKSEPGLASEPSPSRWDAGRFGPVQRTLDGTDLGSITYPQFAVTPERRLQLVYRTGGSGNGTNEIAEYDGGTWAKLGKWSSAAGTYTGNGQTSNARNMYVHGVTYGKDGRLHAAFTWREQNFGVLCHRGGLSNHDTGYVYSDDRGRTWRNDAGRQVAATGTQDLVALDDEGLVVDPIDPNHALMNQESQAVDAAGNPHVIISYVPGRFTQCVTDFVAQRKAYSRAFHLTRDAAGKWRKIEIPVPNEAFGRSRIVFDRSDNAYVIMPFGRVVAASKATGWTDWKLLYDGTFDEDGRTLNAFGEVLVDDSRVASDGVLSVMYQRRSTGTTPSPIRVIDFRLG; this comes from the coding sequence ATGGGGCGCCTGACCATGGCCATCACCCCCCGAAAGGCCGTGGTCCTGGGCGCCGGAGCCCTGCTCGTCACCGTCCTGGGCGGTGGCGGGCAGGCGGTGGCGCTCACCCCCCGGAACGCGCCCGCGAACGCCACCGCGCCCGCCGTCCAGGCTGCTGCGGCGCCCGCCCTGGAGCGGCTGAGCGACACGCAGCTGGACGCCCGCGCGCTCTACTTCGTGTCCTACGACGGGCTGGTCAACAACGCCTCGTTCCAGCAGAGCGGCATCCTCACCTACGCGGGCTACCAGTACGCCGGGTGGTATTCGGCCGACAGGAGTGCCGTCATCGCGCGGCGCCACCTGCCGAACGGGCCGTGGAAAGCGGTGACGCTGCCGCACAAGCTCACCGTGAACGACTCCCACAACGTGATCTCGATGGGGGTCTCGCCGCAGGACGGCCGCCTGCACGTGGCGATGGACACCCACAACAACCAGGTCTTCTACGTCAAGTCCGAGCCGGGCCTGGCGTCCGAGCCGTCCCCGAGCCGCTGGGACGCGGGCCGGTTCGGACCCGTCCAGCGCACCCTGGACGGCACCGACCTCGGCTCCATCACCTACCCGCAGTTCGCCGTCACGCCCGAGCGCAGGCTCCAGCTCGTCTACCGCACGGGCGGGTCCGGCAACGGCACCAACGAGATCGCCGAGTACGACGGCGGCACCTGGGCCAAGCTCGGCAAGTGGTCCAGCGCCGCCGGGACGTACACGGGCAACGGCCAGACCAGCAACGCCCGCAACATGTACGTGCACGGCGTCACCTACGGCAAGGACGGCCGCCTGCACGCCGCGTTCACCTGGCGCGAGCAGAACTTCGGCGTCCTGTGCCACCGGGGCGGGCTGTCCAACCACGACACCGGCTACGTCTACTCCGACGACCGCGGCCGTACCTGGCGCAACGACGCGGGACGGCAGGTGGCCGCCACCGGCACCCAGGACCTGGTCGCGCTGGACGACGAGGGCCTGGTCGTCGACCCGATCGACCCGAACCACGCCCTCATGAACCAGGAGAGCCAGGCCGTGGACGCGGCCGGCAACCCGCACGTGATCATCAGTTACGTGCCGGGCCGGTTCACCCAGTGCGTCACCGACTTCGTCGCCCAGCGCAAGGCGTACTCGCGCGCCTTCCACCTGACCCGCGACGCCGCCGGGAAGTGGCGCAAGATCGAGATCCCGGTGCCGAACGAGGCGTTCGGCCGCTCCAGGATCGTCTTCGACAGGTCCGACAACGCCTACGTGATCATGCCGTTCGGCCGCGTGGTCGCCGCGAGCAAGGCCACCGGCTGGACCGACTGGAAGCTGCTGTACGACGGCACGTTCGACGAGGACGGCCGCACCCTCAACGCCTTCGGCGAGGTGCTGGTCGACGACTCGCGGGTGGCGTCCGACGGCGTCCTGTCGGTGATGTACCAGCGCAGGTCGACCGGAACCACCCCGTCCCCGATCCGCGTCATCGACTTCCGGCTCGGATGA
- a CDS encoding ABC transporter permease, which yields MKFDARGLIRWETAVTALLVLVFVGGAGVSPDFANGDNLSFALGDLSEIALIALPMTLLVVCGQVDLSVASVLGLCSALTGWLWNAGWAIETIIPLVLVVGVVCGLINGLLVTRLGLPSLAVTIGTMTLYRGLAYVVLGTEAIAQFPQRYTDLATTSVPGTPIPYPIALFALLAIVTAVVLHATGLGRSLFAIGSQEDAAYFAGIRVKRIKLVLFVVSGVVAGFAGIVFTLRYGSARADNGLGLELTVIAAVLLGGIDFDGGKGTLGGVIAAVLLIGLLRNLLMLNDVSTEIQSIVTGLLLIVSVLTPRLIAVVRESRAKGGGARPASPAPAASS from the coding sequence ATGAAGTTTGACGCACGCGGACTGATCCGCTGGGAGACCGCCGTCACCGCGCTGCTGGTGCTGGTCTTCGTGGGCGGCGCCGGGGTCTCCCCGGACTTCGCCAACGGCGACAACCTCTCGTTCGCGCTCGGCGACCTGAGCGAGATCGCGCTGATCGCGCTCCCGATGACCCTGCTGGTGGTGTGCGGCCAGGTGGACCTGTCGGTCGCCTCGGTGCTGGGCCTGTGCAGCGCCCTGACCGGATGGCTGTGGAACGCCGGCTGGGCGATCGAGACGATCATCCCGCTGGTGCTGGTGGTCGGCGTGGTCTGCGGACTGATCAACGGCCTGCTGGTCACACGCCTCGGCCTGCCGTCCCTGGCGGTGACCATCGGCACGATGACGCTCTACCGCGGCCTGGCGTACGTGGTGCTGGGGACCGAGGCCATCGCCCAGTTCCCGCAGCGCTACACCGACCTGGCCACCACCTCGGTCCCGGGCACGCCCATCCCGTACCCGATCGCGCTGTTCGCCCTGCTGGCCATCGTGACGGCCGTGGTGCTGCACGCCACCGGCCTCGGGCGCTCCCTGTTCGCGATCGGCTCCCAGGAGGACGCCGCCTACTTCGCCGGCATCCGGGTCAAGCGGATCAAGCTGGTGCTGTTCGTGGTCTCCGGGGTCGTCGCCGGGTTCGCCGGGATCGTGTTCACGCTGCGCTACGGCAGCGCCCGCGCCGACAACGGCCTCGGCCTGGAACTCACCGTCATCGCCGCGGTCCTGCTGGGCGGCATCGACTTCGACGGCGGCAAGGGCACCCTCGGCGGCGTCATCGCCGCGGTGCTGCTGATCGGCCTGCTGCGCAACCTGCTGATGCTCAACGACGTCTCCACCGAGATCCAGTCGATCGTCACCGGCCTGCTGCTGATCGTCTCGGTCCTCACCCCACGGCTGATCGCCGTGGTGCGCGAGTCCCGAGCCAAGGGCGGGGGCGCGCGACCCGCGTCCCCCGCCCCGGCGGCCTCGTCCTGA